The Sander vitreus isolate 19-12246 chromosome 5, sanVit1, whole genome shotgun sequence genome includes a region encoding these proteins:
- the castor1 gene encoding cytosolic arginine sensor for mTORC1 subunit 1, translating to MHMHTEENALLATASMDLHILDHRLRVTSICKNGLVNFTHPLIKLIFLRNRTRCKFFSLTETPENYTVVLDEEGFKELQPSEHLKVESSIWLPLNVVSNGNSSSSSQAVGVTKIAKSVIAPLAQQHVSVFMLSTYQTDFILVREKDLSVVIQTLEEEFNIYKEVGGESVPMHCQDVSNGLQKNGKEAIQPTVHPVLIPQNQFCVMSLDPDTLPSIATTLIDVLFYSNCPKEDAQSSPNQDLDCIKFFSFSLIDGYISLVMDTEAQRQFPADLLFTSSSGELWRMVRIGGQPLGFDECGIVAQISQPLADSDISAYYISTFSFDHALVPEEDIVSVTGMLQHQRKEPAAS from the exons atgcacatgcacaccgAGGAGAACGCACTGCTCGCAACCGCCAGTATGGACTTACACATATTGGACCACAGGCTACGGGTCACCAGCATATGCAAGAATGGGCTGGTGAATTTCACACACCCCCTGATTAAACTGATATTTCTCCGGAACAGGACACG ATGTAAGTTTTTCAGTCTGACGGAGACACCAGAGAACTACACAGTCGTCCTTGACGAGGAAGGGTTCAAAG AGCTCCAGCCCTCAGAGCATCTCAAGGTAGAAAGCTCCATCTGGCTGCCGCTCAACGTGGTCTCCAATGGCAACTCCTCCAGCAGCTCACAGGCTGTTGGCGTGACCAAGATTGCCAAGTCAGTCATCGCCCCTCTGGCCCAGCAGCACGTCTCTGTCTTCATGCTCTCCACTTATCAAACCGACTTTATCCTG gtgagagagaaagacctGTCTGTAGTCATCCAAACTCTGGAGGAGGAGTTCAATATCTACAAGGAGGTGGGAGGAGAGTCTGTCCCTATGCATTGTCAGGATGTTTCCAACGGCCTCCAGAAGAACGGAAAAGAAG CCATCCAGCCCACAGTTCACCCGGTGCTGATCCCCCAGAACCAGTTCTGTGTCATGTCTCTGGACCCGGACACACTGCCGTCTATCGCCACCACGCTCATTGACGTCCTCTTTTATTCCAACTG TCCTAAAGAGGATGCACAGTCGTCTCCCAACCAGGACTTGGACTGTATCAAgttcttctccttctccctcatTGATGGCTACATCTCACTGGTGATGGACACTGAGGCTCAGAGACA GTTTCCTGCTGATCTTCTCTTCACCAGCTCCTCCGGGGAGTTGTGGAGAATGGTCCGTATAGGGGGACAACCGCTGGGCTTTG ATGAATGTGGTATAGTTGCCCAGATATCTCAGCCTCTGGCTGACAGCGACATCTCTGCCTATTACATAAGCACCTTCAGCTTCGACCATGCTCTG GTCCCTGAGGAGGACATAGTGAGTGTGACAGGCATGCTCCAGCATCAGAGGAAAGAACCAGCCGCCAGTTGA